The Litchfieldia alkalitelluris genome has a window encoding:
- a CDS encoding nucleoside recognition domain-containing protein, with protein sequence MVNIIWVLMTIIGIVFAIINGTIEQVNEAVFKGAKEAVTICIGLISILVFWLGLMRIAQDAGLLQKLANLFQPIVKRLFPEVPVNHPAMGYILSNMMANLFGLGNAATPMGIKAMEQLRELNGGSTEASRSMITFLAINTSSLTLIPTTVIAIRMTYDSASPTEIVGTTLVATFASTVGAIMIDRYFHYRRTRKKGGK encoded by the coding sequence ATGGTTAATATTATATGGGTATTAATGACAATTATAGGAATCGTCTTTGCTATTATTAATGGGACAATTGAACAAGTAAATGAAGCTGTTTTTAAGGGTGCAAAGGAAGCAGTAACAATATGTATTGGTTTAATAAGCATTTTGGTCTTTTGGTTAGGATTAATGAGGATAGCGCAAGATGCTGGATTATTACAGAAGCTTGCAAATCTTTTTCAGCCAATTGTTAAGAGATTGTTTCCAGAAGTACCTGTTAATCATCCTGCCATGGGGTATATTTTATCCAATATGATGGCTAATTTATTCGGCCTAGGTAATGCAGCTACACCTATGGGGATAAAAGCAATGGAGCAATTAAGAGAACTTAATGGAGGATCAACTGAAGCAAGCAGATCGATGATTACCTTTTTAGCAATTAACACTTCAAGTTTGACACTCATCCCTACAACTGTCATTGCAATAAGAATGACTTATGATTCCGCGAGTCCAACAGAAATAGTAGGAACTACACTTGTCGCAACTTTTGCATCAACGGTTGGTGCGATAATGATTGATCGTTATTTTCATTATCGAAGAACGCGGAAAAAAGGGGGGAAGTAA
- a CDS encoding YpuI family protein codes for MGNLIVKSQIEQVELFLRKTVLDITTYLNQTTISSVMDEVEGDKEYFESLLSNIRRLVVYCEEGLDACQVVLANEPFRKGAAEKTLYKIYHQCIEEFFSPKNDSWFEDSRSAYTGKNALTFRQTPPPSVGKLLSSLEGGFQAVREELEFYETDYRTKMLQSK; via the coding sequence ATGGGAAACCTGATAGTTAAATCACAAATCGAGCAAGTTGAACTATTTCTGCGAAAGACAGTTTTAGATATAACGACTTACCTAAATCAAACAACCATTTCATCGGTTATGGATGAAGTCGAGGGTGACAAAGAGTATTTTGAAAGCTTACTCAGCAATATTAGGAGACTTGTTGTATATTGTGAAGAGGGGCTAGATGCATGTCAAGTTGTTCTTGCAAACGAACCCTTTAGAAAGGGAGCTGCCGAAAAGACATTATATAAAATCTATCATCAGTGTATTGAAGAATTTTTCTCACCAAAAAATGACTCTTGGTTTGAGGATAGTCGATCAGCGTATACTGGTAAAAATGCGTTAACGTTTAGACAAACACCTCCACCTTCTGTTGGAAAACTATTATCTTCGCTTGAAGGGGGATTTCAAGCGGTTAGAGAAGAGCTAGAATTTTATGAGACAGATTATCGAACAAAAATGTTACAATCTAAATAA
- a CDS encoding DUF2935 domain-containing protein, which yields MNFTEEAVFELSFWMQILGDHSRFIHDSLSPKEKNKVTTAKNFIEVFDDLLTKSRLRLHQTELLTVIRQARQESEKLRTFKLQIIEEHLTGTISINLPPSFISHMVNELEEWQRVSSFLVEGRKVPATHALHHHLLWLLDAAGHAGAINDNLDRVEKNLKEKGQEYVKQWEDFYLKAVELVGYLRTNKFEFPALSRFNNQVELEMTVFKGFLNELEEMELTKELLGVLTPLMADHMAREECYYLTKLAQTTKEVKMPACDPTKPRTEV from the coding sequence ATGAACTTTACTGAAGAAGCGGTATTTGAATTAAGTTTTTGGATGCAAATCTTAGGAGATCATAGTCGCTTTATTCACGATTCCTTGTCTCCTAAAGAAAAAAATAAAGTGACTACAGCCAAAAACTTTATCGAGGTTTTTGATGATTTACTCACTAAATCAAGGCTGCGCCTTCATCAGACAGAGCTTCTAACAGTAATCCGACAAGCTAGGCAGGAAAGTGAAAAATTAAGAACGTTTAAACTTCAAATCATTGAAGAACATCTTACTGGTACTATTTCTATTAATCTACCACCATCATTTATAAGTCACATGGTAAATGAACTTGAGGAGTGGCAACGCGTTTCTTCATTTTTAGTAGAAGGTCGTAAAGTACCAGCGACACATGCTTTACACCATCACCTGTTGTGGCTCTTAGACGCCGCCGGACACGCTGGTGCTATAAATGATAATTTAGATCGCGTGGAAAAAAATCTAAAAGAAAAAGGACAGGAGTATGTCAAACAGTGGGAGGATTTTTACTTAAAAGCTGTTGAACTGGTTGGATATTTACGAACGAATAAATTTGAGTTCCCCGCTCTTTCGCGATTTAATAATCAGGTCGAGTTAGAAATGACTGTTTTCAAAGGGTTTCTCAATGAATTGGAAGAAATGGAGCTTACCAAAGAATTATTAGGTGTCCTTACTCCTTTAATGGCAGATCATATGGCTAGAGAGGAATGCTATTATTTAACTAAACTAGCTCAAACGACAAAAGAGGTAAAAATGCCTGCTTGTGACCCTACCAAACCAAGAACAGAGGTTTAG
- a CDS encoding D-alanyl-D-alanine carboxypeptidase family protein, translating to MKQLSKITILFIAATMLFSYFPQKSAAFGSVSALSAVLIEQQSGRVLYEKDAHEKRRIASITKIMTAILAVESGKMDEMVTVSDNAFGTEGSSIYLQKNEKIKLEDLVYGLMLRSGNDAAVAIAEHVGGSLDGFIFLMNEKAAEIGMTNTEFANPHGLDDHENHYSTAYDMAILTQYAMNNEHFRTIFGTEVHRAPNPNEKWDRVWKNKNKLLTGLYRYSTGGKTGYTKRAKRTLVSTASKDGLDLIAVTINAGDDWNDHMSLFNYAFDHYKLVKLMKQGTLNKIKDEFYKNKISVNRDLLYPLTEEEKSDIKIDIKLLNPKDKDWDDPEDVPRIVGTVIVKQGNSSIGKLPIYFDSEEVESSSGFWGFFKKIFLITLGVEKHG from the coding sequence ATGAAGCAATTAAGTAAGATAACCATACTGTTCATAGCAGCGACTATGCTTTTTTCTTATTTTCCTCAAAAATCAGCTGCATTTGGGTCTGTTAGCGCTCTTAGTGCAGTTTTAATAGAACAGCAGTCTGGGAGAGTATTATATGAAAAAGATGCACATGAGAAGAGACGGATTGCAAGTATAACTAAAATAATGACAGCTATTTTAGCTGTAGAGTCAGGGAAGATGGATGAAATGGTTACGGTTAGTGATAACGCTTTTGGAACTGAAGGTTCTTCTATTTATCTTCAAAAAAACGAAAAAATTAAACTTGAAGACTTAGTGTACGGCTTAATGCTCCGTTCAGGTAATGATGCAGCAGTTGCGATTGCAGAGCATGTTGGCGGGAGTTTAGATGGATTTATCTTTTTAATGAATGAAAAAGCTGCTGAAATTGGAATGACTAACACGGAGTTTGCAAATCCACATGGACTTGATGACCATGAAAATCATTATTCAACTGCATATGATATGGCAATCTTAACTCAATATGCAATGAATAATGAACATTTCAGAACGATTTTTGGGACAGAGGTACACCGTGCGCCAAACCCTAATGAAAAATGGGATCGAGTTTGGAAAAATAAGAATAAGCTTTTAACAGGGCTCTATCGTTATAGTACTGGTGGAAAAACAGGTTATACAAAGCGAGCAAAACGTACCCTCGTATCCACAGCATCTAAAGATGGCTTAGATTTAATTGCAGTTACGATTAATGCTGGGGATGACTGGAATGATCATATGAGTCTGTTCAATTATGCATTTGATCATTATAAGTTAGTTAAATTGATGAAACAAGGTACTCTTAACAAGATAAAAGATGAATTCTATAAAAATAAAATTTCTGTCAATCGGGACCTGTTATATCCACTAACAGAAGAAGAAAAAAGCGACATTAAAATAGATATTAAGTTATTAAATCCTAAAGACAAGGACTGGGACGATCCGGAAGATGTTCCAAGAATTGTGGGGACTGTAATTGTAAAACAAGGCAACTCATCAATAGGCAAGCTCCCGATATATTTTGATAGTGAAGAGGTTGAAAGTTCAAGTGGTTTTTGGGGATTTTTTAAAAAAATATTCTTGATTACTTTAGGTGTTGAAAAACATGGTTAA
- the resB gene encoding cytochrome c biogenesis protein ResB codes for MEQITCTCGHANRHGTIFCESCGRTIEEKKTQKLLDMRYEGSARRSQTYNKTVVDKIWNFFSSVKVGVWLIVVTLVTSAVGTIFPQEMYIPPTVDASEFYEDEYGVLGQLYYLLGFHNLYGSWWYMILIASIGISLTIASIDRVVPLYRALKKQGVKRHESFLKRQRLYSVTSEETIETSDLDVVKANLKKKRYNVKEEDGSLLAEKGRFSRWGPYVNHTGLVIFLIGAMLRFVPGMYVDEVLWIREGETTSIPGTNGMYFLESNGFIMEVYEKENEDEVFGEAIDRVGNGMAVKNYQTNVVLYERDQNSIVGENQELKKIKDWQIRVNEPLKHDNYALYQVDFKLNEFKAMSFNLIDKETETNHGKITVNLRDPQKTYEINEDYHVEMVSYFPDFYFDNAGDPATKSKIPNNPAFVFKMFSPENPEGEVSFVAIQQNIEPFGDNEYKMTFAGLETTNVSGLIVRKDLTLWLLGLGGFIFMIGVIQGMYWNHRRIWVQKINGNILLAGHSNKNWFGLKREMEFIVSGTSIKEPVDQVELKNEQVERQNVEKEG; via the coding sequence ATGGAACAAATCACCTGTACGTGTGGACATGCTAATCGACATGGTACAATTTTTTGTGAGTCTTGTGGTAGAACAATTGAAGAAAAGAAGACTCAAAAATTACTAGATATGCGCTATGAAGGAAGTGCCAGAAGGTCTCAAACGTATAATAAGACCGTGGTGGACAAGATATGGAACTTCTTTTCGTCTGTAAAAGTTGGAGTGTGGCTGATTGTTGTCACTTTAGTAACTTCGGCTGTTGGAACGATCTTTCCACAAGAGATGTACATACCTCCAACTGTTGATGCTAGTGAATTCTATGAAGATGAGTATGGGGTTTTAGGACAATTATATTATCTTCTTGGTTTCCATAATTTATATGGTTCATGGTGGTATATGATCCTAATTGCTTCAATCGGGATTTCTCTCACTATTGCTAGTATTGATCGAGTGGTACCATTGTATCGTGCACTTAAGAAACAAGGTGTAAAGCGTCATGAGAGCTTTTTAAAAAGACAACGTCTTTATAGTGTAACTAGTGAAGAAACCATAGAAACTAGTGATTTAGATGTAGTAAAAGCGAATTTGAAGAAAAAACGCTATAATGTTAAAGAAGAAGATGGAAGTCTCTTAGCAGAAAAAGGTCGGTTCTCAAGATGGGGGCCATATGTAAACCATACAGGTCTGGTTATATTTTTAATTGGGGCAATGCTAAGGTTTGTACCTGGAATGTATGTGGATGAGGTATTATGGATCCGAGAAGGAGAAACGACAAGCATCCCGGGGACGAACGGAATGTATTTCTTAGAGAGTAATGGCTTTATCATGGAAGTCTATGAAAAAGAAAATGAAGATGAGGTCTTCGGTGAAGCGATTGACCGTGTCGGTAATGGGATGGCAGTTAAAAACTATCAAACCAATGTAGTACTATATGAACGAGACCAAAACTCTATTGTCGGAGAAAACCAAGAGCTCAAGAAAATAAAAGACTGGCAAATTCGTGTGAATGAGCCATTAAAACACGATAACTATGCCCTTTATCAGGTCGATTTTAAATTAAATGAGTTTAAAGCGATGTCATTCAACTTGATTGATAAAGAAACAGAAACCAACCATGGAAAGATTACAGTAAATCTAAGGGATCCTCAAAAAACCTATGAAATTAATGAAGACTACCATGTTGAAATGGTAAGTTATTTTCCTGACTTCTATTTTGATAATGCAGGTGATCCTGCGACTAAATCTAAGATTCCAAACAATCCAGCGTTTGTTTTTAAAATGTTTTCACCAGAAAACCCAGAAGGGGAAGTTAGTTTTGTAGCAATTCAACAAAATATTGAACCTTTCGGAGATAATGAATATAAAATGACCTTTGCAGGGCTCGAAACAACGAATGTATCTGGATTAATTGTCCGCAAGGATTTAACTTTATGGTTATTAGGATTAGGTGGTTTTATTTTTATGATTGGGGTTATTCAAGGAATGTACTGGAATCACCGTCGAATCTGGGTTCAGAAAATAAATGGAAATATTTTGTTAGCTGGACATTCAAATAAGAACTGGTTTGGTTTGAAACGCGAAATGGAATTCATTGTCTCTGGCACTAGTATTAAAGAGCCAGTGGATCAGGTAGAATTAAAGAATGAGCAAGTAGAGAGACAAAATGTAGAAAAGGAGGGGTAG
- a CDS encoding spore maturation protein, which translates to MGIVSLVSLYIIPVIIGFILIYGTLKKVPTYEAFVEGGKEGINIAFSIIPYLVGMLVSISIFRASGAMDFFVEFLRPALQFIGVPAEIAPLAIIRPISGTAALGMTTDLIATYGPDSFIGRLASTLQGSTDTTFYVLTVYFGAVGIKKMGDALKVGLLADLVGIIASLVIVTLIFGY; encoded by the coding sequence TTGGGTATTGTAAGTCTTGTCTCACTTTATATTATTCCAGTAATTATTGGATTCATTTTAATCTACGGAACTCTCAAAAAAGTTCCTACATATGAGGCGTTTGTTGAGGGTGGAAAAGAAGGAATTAATATCGCGTTTTCAATTATTCCTTATTTAGTGGGCATGTTAGTTTCAATCTCTATCTTTAGAGCATCTGGAGCAATGGACTTTTTTGTGGAATTCCTTCGACCTGCATTACAGTTTATCGGTGTCCCTGCAGAAATTGCACCTCTTGCAATAATACGTCCAATCTCTGGCACTGCCGCACTTGGAATGACAACTGATTTAATTGCAACATACGGACCGGATTCTTTTATTGGTCGACTTGCTTCTACCTTACAAGGTAGTACTGACACGACGTTTTACGTATTAACAGTTTATTTCGGAGCAGTAGGGATTAAGAAAATGGGTGATGCATTAAAGGTAGGCTTACTGGCTGACTTGGTCGGAATTATTGCTTCATTAGTAATCGTTACACTAATATTTGGATATTAA
- a CDS encoding response regulator transcription factor: MEKEAKILVVDDEERIRRLLKMYLERENYQIDEAENGEIALEKAINSEYDLILLDLMMPGKDGIEVCKDIREKKSTPIIMLTAKGEETNRVQGFEVGTDDYIVKPFSPREVVLRVKALLRRSSPTSFLQTETTTKDVIVFSHLTIDNDAHRVTADGKEVSLTPKEYELLLFLAKAPDKVYDREALLKEVWHYEFFGDLRTVDTHVKRLREKLNKVSPDAAKMIVTVWGVGYKFEVINE; this comes from the coding sequence ATGGAAAAGGAAGCAAAAATTCTTGTAGTTGATGATGAAGAACGTATTCGTCGCCTATTAAAAATGTATTTAGAGAGAGAAAATTATCAAATTGACGAAGCTGAAAACGGAGAAATAGCATTAGAGAAGGCAATCAATTCTGAATATGACTTAATATTGTTAGACCTAATGATGCCAGGAAAAGACGGAATCGAGGTATGTAAGGATATACGTGAAAAGAAATCCACTCCAATTATTATGTTAACAGCTAAAGGAGAAGAAACTAACAGAGTTCAAGGCTTTGAGGTTGGAACTGATGACTATATTGTTAAGCCATTTAGTCCACGTGAAGTTGTATTAAGGGTAAAAGCTTTACTTAGAAGATCTTCACCAACTTCTTTTTTACAGACAGAAACGACAACTAAGGATGTTATTGTTTTCAGTCACTTAACGATTGACAATGACGCACACAGGGTTACTGCTGATGGGAAAGAAGTCAGTTTAACCCCTAAGGAATATGAATTATTATTATTCCTTGCCAAAGCCCCGGATAAAGTATATGACCGTGAGGCTTTATTAAAAGAGGTTTGGCATTATGAATTTTTTGGAGACTTGAGAACAGTAGATACACATGTGAAGCGACTAAGAGAAAAATTAAATAAAGTATCACCAGATGCTGCTAAAATGATTGTTACTGTATGGGGAGTAGGCTATAAATTTGAGGTTATAAATGAATGA
- the ccsB gene encoding c-type cytochrome biogenesis protein CcsB yields the protein MAQLSANLLYTAFILYLVATFFFGGAIRDKKEKSNINRWSQIGIILTIIGFLAQTAYFFIRWVAAGHAPVSNLFEFTTFFGHMVVLAFILIYFIYKTSALGLFTLPVAVLLIAYASMFPREISPLIPALQSDWLHIHVTTAALGQAVLAISAIAGTLYLVKVVDQTVASKRTFWLESIMFTVVTTIAFIIVSTIFSFMSYEATFSWIDKNEQESEMVFHLPALVGPNEGELLTAGKFEPAIEVPALISARKLNTVIWSLLAGTLLYGLLRLILRRRIAAVLQPLVKNVNLDLVDEIGYRSVTIGFPIFTLGALIFAMIWAQIAWTRFWGWDPKEVWALITWLFYAVFLHLRLSKGWHGEKSAWLAVIGFAIIMFNLIFVNLVIAGLHSYA from the coding sequence ATGGCACAACTAAGTGCAAATTTATTATATACTGCGTTTATCCTTTATCTAGTAGCAACCTTTTTCTTCGGGGGAGCTATTCGTGATAAGAAGGAGAAGTCTAATATTAACCGTTGGTCACAAATTGGAATAATTCTAACAATCATTGGATTTCTTGCCCAAACGGCTTATTTTTTCATTCGTTGGGTAGCGGCGGGACATGCTCCTGTAAGTAATCTATTTGAGTTTACAACATTTTTTGGGCATATGGTTGTACTAGCCTTTATCCTGATTTATTTTATTTATAAAACAAGTGCGCTAGGACTGTTTACACTTCCAGTTGCAGTTCTGTTAATCGCATATGCAAGTATGTTTCCGAGGGAGATTTCACCATTAATTCCTGCCCTTCAGAGTGATTGGCTTCACATACACGTAACTACCGCAGCTCTAGGTCAAGCTGTTTTGGCTATCAGCGCGATTGCAGGTACATTGTATTTAGTAAAAGTTGTTGATCAAACAGTTGCTAGTAAGCGAACATTTTGGCTAGAATCGATCATGTTCACTGTTGTAACAACCATTGCATTTATTATTGTTTCAACAATTTTTAGTTTTATGAGTTATGAAGCAACATTTTCTTGGATTGATAAGAATGAACAGGAATCAGAAATGGTATTTCACCTTCCTGCCCTTGTTGGTCCCAATGAAGGTGAATTATTAACTGCTGGAAAGTTTGAACCAGCCATTGAGGTTCCTGCTCTTATTAGTGCTAGGAAATTAAACACTGTTATATGGTCATTATTAGCTGGAACATTATTATATGGTTTATTAAGACTTATTCTTCGTCGAAGAATAGCAGCAGTATTACAGCCATTAGTTAAAAATGTTAATCTTGATTTAGTTGATGAAATAGGTTATCGATCAGTAACGATTGGTTTCCCAATCTTTACTCTTGGAGCACTTATTTTTGCAATGATATGGGCCCAGATTGCCTGGACAAGATTTTGGGGCTGGGACCCCAAAGAAGTGTGGGCATTAATCACATGGCTTTTCTATGCAGTATTTCTTCATTTAAGACTATCAAAAGGGTGGCATGGTGAAAAATCCGCATGGCTAGCAGTGATTGGATTTGCAATTATTATGTTCAATTTAATCTTTGTAAACTTAGTTATTGCCGGATTACATTCATATGCATAA
- the resA gene encoding thiol-disulfide oxidoreductase ResA yields the protein MKRYRLFIRTIILLLLTTALGYTLYSNFFVEKVKLKIGDEAPNFVIEDLNGNKHKLSDYRGKGVIVNFWGTWCKPCEREMPYLENQYQIYKDQGVEIFAINVNEPKFSVETFVDKYDMTFPVAIDKGNQLLHLYGVDPLPTTFFIDKNGVIIDIVSLELTERMIHDYMEQIKP from the coding sequence ATGAAGAGGTATCGTTTATTCATTCGTACAATCATTTTACTTTTATTAACTACAGCCCTAGGATATACCTTATATTCTAATTTTTTCGTTGAAAAAGTAAAATTGAAAATTGGCGATGAAGCTCCTAATTTTGTTATAGAGGATCTAAATGGTAATAAACATAAATTATCTGATTACCGTGGTAAAGGTGTCATTGTTAATTTCTGGGGAACTTGGTGTAAACCATGTGAAAGAGAAATGCCCTATTTAGAAAATCAATATCAAATATATAAGGATCAAGGAGTCGAAATATTTGCCATTAATGTAAATGAACCAAAGTTTAGTGTTGAAACATTTGTAGACAAATATGACATGACTTTTCCAGTTGCAATTGATAAAGGAAATCAACTCCTTCATCTATACGGGGTAGATCCTTTGCCGACGACATTCTTTATTGATAAAAATGGGGTTATTATCGATATTGTATCGTTGGAATTAACAGAAAGAATGATTCATGATTATATGGAACAAATCAAGCCATAG
- the rluB gene encoding 23S rRNA pseudouridine(2605) synthase RluB: protein MERLQKLIAQAGVASRRKAEELILEGKVKVNGKVIKELGTKVTQNDKIEVNGIPLEKELPVYFLLYKPRGVISSVSDDKGRKVVTDLFPYIEQRIYPIGRLDYDTSGLLLLTNDGDFANVLMHPKYEVDKVYVAKVKGIPFREKIRQLEKGIMLEDGKTAPAKVKVLSVDKKKQTSIVEIIIHEGRNRQVRRMFEAIGHEVMKLKRERFGFLTLQGLSTGEYRELSRHEVKQLRALATTEGNRLK, encoded by the coding sequence ATGGAACGATTACAAAAATTGATAGCCCAAGCAGGAGTTGCATCAAGAAGAAAAGCAGAAGAGCTTATTCTTGAGGGGAAAGTAAAAGTAAATGGAAAAGTGATAAAAGAACTCGGAACAAAAGTGACGCAAAACGATAAAATTGAAGTGAATGGAATTCCATTAGAGAAGGAACTACCGGTGTATTTCTTGCTTTATAAACCTAGGGGAGTTATTTCGAGTGTTTCTGATGATAAAGGTAGAAAAGTTGTTACAGACTTGTTTCCATATATTGAGCAGAGGATCTATCCGATTGGAAGATTAGATTATGATACTTCAGGTTTATTATTACTGACAAATGATGGGGACTTTGCAAATGTTTTAATGCATCCTAAATATGAAGTTGATAAGGTATATGTTGCGAAAGTTAAGGGGATCCCTTTTAGAGAAAAAATCCGCCAACTAGAAAAGGGGATAATGCTAGAAGATGGAAAAACAGCACCAGCAAAAGTAAAAGTTTTATCTGTTGATAAGAAGAAACAGACTTCAATTGTGGAGATTATCATTCACGAGGGTAGAAATCGACAAGTAAGAAGAATGTTTGAAGCTATTGGGCACGAGGTCATGAAACTAAAGCGTGAACGTTTTGGGTTTTTAACCTTACAAGGCCTATCAACAGGCGAATATCGAGAGCTTTCACGACATGAAGTAAAACAACTTAGGGCTCTTGCTACAACTGAAGGAAATCGTTTGAAATAA
- a CDS encoding superoxide dismutase, with amino-acid sequence MTNQGSYGQYVNDVKLWGEQILTLARDVRTNQREEVVYIEQDMKDFLQYLNQLDKDITYEHINEIKTKVDKLYSQSSEILLNNQSEDRLMDHSGVTIGGHSLPPLPYSYDALEPYISKEIMELHHDKHHKSYVDGLNKAEKMMQTARNTGDFELLKHWEREAAFNGSGHYLHTIFWHVMSPNGKKIPTGKLFTQITQNFGSFDAFKAHFTEAANKVEGVGWAILVWSPRSHRLEILQSERHQLMTQWDTIPLLVLDVWEHAYYLQYKNERADYVKNWWNIVDWSEVERRFKEASKLKWSPA; translated from the coding sequence ATGACTAACCAAGGTTCATATGGACAGTATGTAAATGATGTGAAATTGTGGGGAGAACAAATACTTACTTTAGCAAGAGATGTACGAACGAATCAGAGAGAGGAAGTCGTCTATATTGAACAAGATATGAAGGACTTTCTTCAATATCTAAACCAGCTAGATAAGGATATCACCTATGAGCATATTAATGAGATAAAAACAAAGGTTGATAAGCTATATTCACAGAGTTCTGAAATTTTATTAAACAATCAATCTGAAGATAGGTTGATGGATCATAGTGGAGTAACGATCGGAGGACATTCACTTCCGCCACTGCCTTACAGCTATGATGCATTGGAACCTTATATTTCAAAAGAAATAATGGAACTTCACCATGATAAACATCATAAAAGCTATGTGGATGGATTAAACAAAGCTGAAAAAATGATGCAGACAGCAAGAAATACCGGGGATTTTGAATTGTTAAAGCATTGGGAAAGAGAAGCTGCATTTAATGGTTCTGGTCATTATCTTCATACTATTTTTTGGCATGTAATGAGTCCTAATGGTAAAAAGATTCCAACTGGGAAATTATTTACTCAAATCACACAAAATTTTGGTAGCTTTGATGCATTTAAAGCTCACTTTACTGAAGCAGCAAATAAAGTTGAAGGAGTTGGTTGGGCCATTCTGGTTTGGTCTCCAAGGTCGCATCGACTTGAAATCCTACAATCTGAGAGGCATCAATTAATGACGCAATGGGACACGATTCCATTACTTGTACTAGATGTATGGGAACATGCTTATTATCTACAATATAAAAACGAGAGAGCAGATTATGTGAAAAACTGGTGGAACATTGTTGATTGGAGCGAGGTAGAAAGACGGTTTAAAGAAGCTTCAAAGCTTAAATGGTCCCCGGCTTAG